Proteins co-encoded in one Novosphingobium sp. PP1Y genomic window:
- a CDS encoding GlxA family transcriptional regulator: protein MGVLKVALVVHPGVQALDVAGPIDVFAETNGFVSPEGRYETLLVARDRAPLRASNNMQLLPDLSFHEAQSPFDLVLVAGGPDLPHVEPDLEMTAWLREMPTRAAVYGSICTGAFALGHAGLLDGRRVTTHWQIAAKLAEAFPSARVEPDLIYVSDGPLITSAGVTAGIDLALALVRQHHGASVAVAVAKRLVVLAQRQGGQSQFSPYLSAPADPQSAIARLQNHVILNVGQRHTLQSLAEASGMSPRNLARQFVRETGITPHEFVERARIDAARMLLEATRLPLKSVAFDCGFGTADRMRIAFAARLGVTPAQYRQSFQADEALE, encoded by the coding sequence ATGGGCGTGCTGAAGGTCGCGCTGGTAGTGCATCCTGGCGTTCAGGCGCTCGACGTCGCGGGCCCGATCGACGTCTTTGCCGAGACAAATGGCTTCGTCTCACCGGAAGGCCGCTATGAGACTCTGCTCGTTGCGCGAGACCGCGCGCCGCTCAGAGCATCGAACAACATGCAGCTTTTGCCCGACCTGAGTTTCCATGAGGCTCAAAGCCCGTTCGATCTCGTGCTCGTGGCAGGCGGTCCCGACTTGCCGCACGTCGAACCTGACCTGGAAATGACGGCATGGCTTAGAGAGATGCCGACGCGAGCCGCCGTCTATGGGTCGATCTGCACGGGTGCGTTCGCGCTCGGTCACGCTGGCTTGCTGGATGGTCGTCGGGTGACGACCCATTGGCAGATCGCCGCCAAGCTTGCGGAGGCTTTCCCCTCTGCGCGCGTCGAACCCGATCTTATCTATGTCTCGGACGGTCCTCTGATCACATCCGCGGGCGTGACGGCAGGCATCGATCTGGCACTGGCTCTGGTGCGGCAGCACCACGGAGCTTCGGTCGCGGTCGCGGTCGCGAAGCGGCTGGTCGTGCTGGCGCAGCGCCAGGGGGGGCAATCCCAGTTCAGCCCCTATCTGTCCGCCCCGGCGGATCCGCAGTCAGCGATAGCTCGACTGCAGAATCACGTCATACTCAACGTCGGCCAGCGACACACCCTCCAGTCGCTTGCTGAAGCCTCGGGAATGAGCCCACGCAATCTCGCCCGCCAGTTCGTGAGAGAGACCGGCATCACTCCACACGAGTTCGTGGAGCGGGCTCGGATTGACGCGGCCCGGATGCTTCTCGAAGCTACCCGTCTGCCGCTCAAGAGCGTTGCCTTCGACTGTGGCTTCGGCACGGCAGACCGGATGCGGATCGCCTTTGCGGCGCGCCTCGGTGTGACACCGGCGCAGTATCGGCAAAGCTTCCAAGCCGACGAGGCGCTCGAGTGA
- a CDS encoding helix-turn-helix domain-containing protein: protein MKNLAGKVIEARAVAYGGDVGVAGPELRRLRLLSGLTQEQLAVRMDVQQAAVSKIEKGGEIYLSTVQRYVEALGASLRVNACFPADAPISLKLCDTFDIEHGNDDQLVLPILGDDPFRPQRDVVLSIKPKYSKSILDGRKTVELRRRFPVSAPNGTLAYIYSTSPVKAMVGTAAIRDVLKLPIEQLWAEFEFAASIERDQFNAYFEGLEHGFALILDDAKAFSRPLPLNELREKFGFEPPQSFLYAKRDLRKALRDEPAIVSH, encoded by the coding sequence ATGAAAAATTTGGCCGGCAAAGTCATCGAAGCGAGGGCAGTTGCATACGGTGGTGACGTTGGCGTGGCCGGACCGGAACTTCGTCGTCTTCGCCTGCTCTCGGGGCTAACGCAGGAGCAGCTAGCCGTTCGCATGGACGTTCAACAAGCCGCCGTTTCGAAGATCGAAAAGGGCGGTGAGATTTACCTGAGCACCGTACAGCGATATGTCGAGGCGCTCGGGGCCTCTCTGCGGGTCAATGCCTGCTTCCCAGCCGATGCACCGATTTCATTGAAATTGTGCGATACGTTCGATATAGAACATGGAAACGATGACCAATTGGTACTACCGATCCTCGGAGATGACCCTTTTAGACCGCAGCGCGACGTCGTTCTTTCAATTAAACCGAAATATTCGAAAAGCATTCTGGATGGTCGCAAGACCGTTGAATTACGCCGTCGATTTCCTGTGTCCGCCCCGAACGGAACGCTTGCGTATATTTACTCCACATCCCCTGTGAAAGCGATGGTTGGCACTGCCGCTATTCGTGATGTTCTCAAGCTTCCTATCGAACAACTTTGGGCTGAATTCGAGTTTGCTGCCTCGATAGAGCGCGATCAGTTCAATGCGTATTTCGAAGGTCTCGAACACGGATTTGCTTTGATTCTTGATGACGCGAAGGCTTTCTCACGTCCGCTTCCTCTAAATGAATTGCGCGAAAAATTCGGCTTTGAGCCTCCGCAATCCTTCCTTTACGCAAAGCGTGACCTGCGAAAGGCCCTTCGAGATGAGCCAGCAATCGTATCTCATTGA
- a CDS encoding ATP-binding protein codes for MTGISGVGKTTFIRKLAEKMSFQHLTGGSLIARAQAGRAISRDALRQFDLDENQRLLVEGFMVARDRSAEMVVFDGHTVIDGPAGLATIPVDVFEALGLCLVVHLEAEPAVIQRNRKQDSRRERPSLNLDVLRNHQIYSRRHAMAIAQALGVDCLVIQAEEISKLEACLTS; via the coding sequence GTGACCGGTATATCTGGCGTCGGCAAGACAACATTCATTCGCAAACTAGCCGAAAAAATGTCATTTCAGCACCTTACTGGTGGAAGCCTAATCGCTCGAGCGCAGGCGGGCAGAGCTATATCGCGAGATGCGCTTAGGCAATTTGACCTTGACGAAAATCAGCGACTTCTGGTCGAAGGTTTCATGGTGGCCCGAGACCGATCTGCCGAGATGGTGGTCTTTGACGGACATACAGTCATAGATGGGCCTGCTGGATTGGCGACGATACCAGTCGATGTATTCGAAGCTTTGGGCCTCTGTCTAGTAGTGCATCTCGAAGCCGAACCTGCCGTCATCCAACGCAATCGAAAACAAGATTCACGTCGGGAAAGACCCTCGTTAAACCTCGATGTCCTTCGCAATCACCAAATATATTCACGACGGCACGCAATGGCTATTGCACAGGCCCTTGGCGTCGACTGCTTAGTCATCCAAGCTGAGGAGATATCAAAGCTAGAAGCCTGCCTGACGTCTTGA
- a CDS encoding glycosyltransferase family 4 protein, with amino-acid sequence MHTPALRIAFIGNALPRRCGIATFTSDLELAVGALDEIAETTIVAMCEPGADHAFPSIVGKTIRQEESGDYRAGADFINREGFDLVCLQHEYGIFGGDAGALVLDLIARLDAPLVTTLHTVLDRPSAAQRRVMDAMIAASARVIVMARKAREILIETYGADPDRIDIIGHGIPDVPLVSSRDAKELLGFAGRRVILTFGLISPNKGIETIVEAMPEIVKRSPDVVYVVMGATHPILHAEEGERYRDSLVDRVHELGLDDHVVFINRFVDRPALLEHIAMCDVYATPYLVESQMTSGTLAYSHGVGRPVVSTPYWHAAELLADGSGVLVPFDNPAGFGPAIAALLGDETQRLAMGRKAYAASRPMTWANTAHRYAASFRAACREGRLATCPGPGTLAGPAPKISCALLDPTLPAMALEHFTAMCDDTGMFQHAVHAIPDRNHGYCIDDNARALLLCCSLAGGPDAPLAGRLSSTFAAFIQHGWNPDNRRFRNFMGFNRQWLEPAGSEDSHGRTLWALGTYSAHTCAPGRARWAKGLFYEALEGVAAFTSPRAWAFTLLGLVSYCAAYPEDHAAARTRVQLAGRLEGLLRANETPEWTWFEDGLSYDNARLPQSLIVTGAATGAPHLVDAGLRSLHWLIAMQTAPQGHFRPVGSHGFLQPPRSTPQPFDQQPLEACATIAACIAARGVDPDFPWRAESERAFAWFLGANDLAVELVDVATGSCRDGLHPDRANENRGAESTLSYLLGLADMKRLDDAGCPTAAPRAMRATTPLPIGTVDA; translated from the coding sequence TTGCACACACCCGCGCTCCGAATCGCCTTTATCGGCAATGCCCTTCCGCGCCGCTGCGGCATAGCCACCTTCACGAGCGACCTGGAACTCGCGGTCGGGGCGCTCGACGAGATCGCCGAAACGACAATTGTCGCGATGTGCGAGCCGGGTGCTGACCACGCCTTTCCTTCAATCGTCGGAAAGACGATCCGGCAGGAGGAATCTGGCGACTATCGGGCAGGCGCAGACTTCATCAACCGCGAAGGGTTCGATCTCGTTTGCCTGCAGCATGAGTACGGCATCTTTGGCGGTGACGCGGGCGCGCTCGTCCTCGACCTGATCGCCAGGCTCGACGCTCCGCTCGTCACCACATTGCACACGGTGCTCGACCGGCCGAGCGCGGCGCAGCGCCGGGTCATGGATGCCATGATCGCAGCATCCGCTCGCGTGATCGTCATGGCCCGCAAGGCCCGTGAGATACTGATCGAAACCTACGGCGCCGACCCGGACCGGATCGATATCATCGGGCACGGCATTCCCGATGTTCCGCTCGTTTCGTCACGGGACGCGAAAGAACTCTTGGGTTTTGCCGGGCGCAGGGTCATCCTGACCTTTGGGCTGATCAGCCCGAACAAGGGAATCGAAACGATAGTCGAGGCGATGCCGGAAATCGTCAAGCGATCCCCCGACGTCGTTTATGTGGTGATGGGCGCGACTCATCCGATATTGCACGCCGAAGAAGGGGAGCGATATCGCGACAGCCTGGTGGACCGCGTTCACGAGCTTGGCCTCGACGACCATGTCGTCTTCATCAACCGCTTCGTCGATCGCCCCGCACTGCTCGAGCACATCGCCATGTGCGATGTCTATGCCACGCCCTATCTGGTGGAATCGCAAATGACCTCGGGCACTCTGGCCTATTCGCACGGCGTGGGCCGCCCGGTCGTCTCCACGCCCTATTGGCATGCCGCCGAACTGCTGGCCGACGGATCGGGCGTGCTGGTCCCGTTCGACAATCCTGCCGGCTTCGGACCGGCGATAGCGGCCCTCCTGGGTGACGAAACGCAGCGTCTGGCGATGGGGCGCAAAGCCTATGCCGCCAGCCGTCCAATGACATGGGCCAATACGGCGCACCGCTATGCCGCCAGCTTTCGCGCGGCCTGCCGAGAGGGCAGGCTTGCGACATGCCCCGGGCCGGGCACGCTCGCCGGTCCCGCCCCGAAAATATCGTGTGCGCTGCTCGATCCAACGCTCCCGGCCATGGCCCTCGAACATTTTACCGCCATGTGCGACGACACCGGCATGTTCCAGCATGCTGTCCATGCCATACCCGACCGCAACCACGGATATTGCATTGATGACAATGCGCGAGCGCTGCTGCTGTGCTGCAGCCTTGCCGGGGGACCCGATGCGCCGCTCGCTGGCCGCCTGTCGTCGACATTCGCGGCCTTTATCCAGCATGGCTGGAATCCCGACAACCGGCGCTTTCGCAACTTCATGGGGTTCAACCGGCAATGGCTGGAGCCCGCGGGATCGGAGGACAGCCACGGACGCACGCTTTGGGCGCTCGGCACCTATAGCGCACATACCTGTGCGCCGGGACGCGCGCGCTGGGCGAAGGGGCTCTTCTACGAAGCGCTGGAAGGCGTGGCAGCCTTCACATCCCCGCGCGCATGGGCGTTCACCCTGCTCGGTCTCGTTTCCTATTGTGCGGCATACCCCGAAGATCACGCGGCTGCGCGGACGCGGGTTCAGCTCGCCGGCCGCCTGGAAGGACTGCTGCGGGCGAACGAAACCCCGGAATGGACATGGTTCGAGGATGGCCTGAGCTATGACAATGCGCGGTTGCCCCAATCCCTGATCGTCACGGGGGCCGCTACGGGCGCGCCGCATCTCGTCGATGCCGGGCTCCGCAGCCTGCACTGGCTCATTGCGATGCAGACCGCGCCGCAGGGGCATTTCCGGCCTGTCGGATCGCACGGTTTCCTGCAGCCACCCCGCAGTACGCCGCAGCCTTTCGATCAACAGCCCCTGGAAGCGTGTGCAACGATTGCGGCCTGTATCGCGGCGCGGGGCGTCGATCCCGATTTCCCGTGGCGAGCGGAGTCGGAGCGTGCCTTCGCCTGGTTTCTCGGCGCGAACGACCTGGCCGTCGAGCTTGTCGATGTCGCAACCGGGAGTTGCCGCGATGGGCTTCATCCCGACCGGGCCAACGAAAACCGGGGAGCGGAATCGACGCTGTCCTATCTGCTTGGGCTGGCCGATATGAAGCGGCTGGATGACGCGGGCTGCCCGACCGCAGCACCACGGGCCATGCGCGCGACCACACCGCTGCCGATAGGCACCGTCGATGCGTGA
- a CDS encoding AlpA family transcriptional regulator: MAILRLPAVRARTGLSRATIYRKIQSAEFPRPHPLSQRAVGWLESDIEAWISSCIAGGANDR, encoded by the coding sequence ATGGCGATCCTTCGGCTCCCCGCCGTCAGAGCGCGTACCGGGCTGAGCCGGGCGACCATCTACCGCAAAATCCAAAGTGCCGAGTTTCCCCGACCGCACCCGTTGAGCCAGCGGGCCGTGGGATGGCTGGAATCCGACATTGAAGCCTGGATCTCCAGCTGCATCGCAGGAGGTGCAAATGACCGCTGA
- a CDS encoding SDR family oxidoreductase — protein MTSLVTTGTPLRSGYAAAKAALNSLTRTWAMELAQTGITVNAVAPGPVETEMFRRNTPAGSEAEARFLAMIPMRRFGKPDEIAAAVEFLLSEEAAFITGQTLFVDGGGSIGTISN, from the coding sequence ATCACCAGCCTCGTTACCACGGGCACTCCGCTACGTAGCGGCTATGCTGCGGCTAAAGCGGCCTTAAACAGCCTGACGCGCACCTGGGCGATGGAACTGGCGCAAACCGGGATCACCGTGAACGCAGTGGCACCGGGGCCCGTCGAGACGGAAATGTTCCGCCGCAACACGCCTGCGGGAAGCGAGGCCGAGGCTCGGTTTCTGGCGATGATCCCGATGCGGCGCTTCGGCAAACCCGATGAGATCGCCGCAGCGGTCGAGTTTCTCCTCTCCGAAGAAGCGGCCTTCATCACCGGCCAGACGCTCTTCGTGGACGGCGGCGGGTCGATCGGCACGATCTCCAACTAA
- a CDS encoding GNAT family N-acetyltransferase has translation MSQQSYLIDTNILIGLEDNHKVEAAYARFHKLASAHKVNVFVHEAASEDIARDRDSARRQISLSKIEKYLVLKKRRGLSTDELALAYGPLKKPNDLVDATLLHALESGASDFLVTQDKGLHERAQKRSTELGRRVLFIADATDLLVQTYEPKEVPIRHVGEVQAHEIDHKDGFFDSLRDGYPEFNEWWREKCVKQHRACWVVYDDDKLVGLIVRKDETADDTDAVTTADKILKICTFKVAPEKRGVKLGELLLKQVLWYAQTNGYGLAYLTTYQDQVSLMDLLEFYGFQNAGTNDQGEFIYERAFSQDGLDRSSDVTDFDLARKCYPRFLLDRETRGFGIPIKEAYHDTLYPDLWRPRQPDLFVGASKADAPTRPGNTIRKVYLCRAQSKLGPAGSVLFFYKGVSQEPPSQAITTLGILESVSLARSTKDLMLLTGGRSVYSEKELASWNATERRPVKVINYLLVAYVDPPISLDELRTMGVVNGHPQQSIYELRHAQLVDLVNRSNLVFDV, from the coding sequence ATGAGCCAGCAATCGTATCTCATTGATACGAACATTCTGATCGGCCTGGAAGACAACCACAAGGTAGAGGCCGCATATGCGAGGTTCCACAAGCTCGCATCAGCGCACAAGGTCAATGTCTTCGTCCACGAGGCTGCAAGTGAGGATATCGCGCGTGACAGAGATTCGGCGCGGCGGCAAATTTCGCTCAGTAAAATCGAGAAATATCTTGTTCTGAAGAAGCGTCGCGGTCTCTCGACGGACGAACTTGCCTTAGCTTACGGCCCTCTCAAAAAGCCAAACGACCTCGTCGATGCGACTCTTCTCCATGCGCTTGAGAGTGGCGCTTCAGATTTTCTTGTCACCCAAGACAAAGGGTTGCACGAACGGGCGCAAAAGCGCTCGACCGAACTCGGGCGCCGTGTTCTTTTCATCGCAGATGCAACCGATCTCCTGGTCCAGACCTATGAGCCAAAAGAGGTCCCAATCCGCCATGTCGGAGAAGTTCAGGCACACGAGATCGACCACAAGGATGGGTTCTTCGACAGCTTACGGGACGGATATCCAGAGTTCAATGAGTGGTGGCGGGAGAAGTGTGTCAAACAGCACCGCGCCTGCTGGGTCGTCTACGATGACGACAAACTCGTCGGTCTGATCGTTCGGAAGGATGAGACTGCTGATGATACGGATGCCGTAACAACAGCTGACAAGATCCTGAAAATCTGCACATTCAAAGTAGCCCCTGAAAAGCGCGGCGTTAAACTTGGAGAGCTGCTGCTGAAGCAAGTCCTGTGGTATGCGCAGACGAACGGCTATGGTCTCGCCTACCTCACCACCTACCAGGACCAAGTCTCGTTAATGGACCTCTTGGAGTTCTACGGGTTTCAGAACGCTGGAACGAACGACCAGGGTGAATTCATCTACGAGCGAGCTTTTTCGCAAGACGGTCTCGACCGAAGCTCAGATGTGACCGACTTCGATTTGGCTCGTAAATGCTATCCAAGATTCCTGCTGGACCGGGAAACGCGCGGCTTCGGCATCCCGATTAAAGAAGCATACCATGACACGCTCTATCCCGACCTATGGCGGCCACGGCAGCCAGATTTGTTCGTAGGCGCATCCAAGGCTGATGCCCCAACCCGTCCCGGGAATACTATTCGCAAAGTGTATTTGTGTCGGGCACAATCAAAGCTGGGTCCTGCCGGTTCGGTGTTATTCTTCTATAAAGGGGTTTCACAGGAACCGCCTTCACAGGCGATCACGACGCTCGGCATTTTGGAAAGCGTTAGTCTGGCCAGATCCACAAAAGATTTGATGCTTCTCACTGGAGGCAGGTCGGTTTACAGCGAGAAGGAACTCGCCAGCTGGAATGCGACGGAAAGGCGACCGGTGAAGGTAATCAATTACCTCCTCGTCGCATATGTCGATCCGCCGATTTCGTTAGACGAACTGCGTACAATGGGTGTCGTGAACGGCCATCCTCAGCAATCGATTTATGAGTTGCGACACGCTCAACTGGTCGATCTCGTCAACCGTTCGAATCTAGTGTTCGATGTATGA
- a CDS encoding HD domain-containing protein — protein sequence MSPARRDANKVGDGRAAEAATISDYKRRTIVRARSRHGGFVENQLASHEAIAGIAVPDSAIARAATQLVRDTEDELMFNHSRRVFFWGALTGKRKSISFDAELLYLGAMFHDIGLTPAYSSPNLRFEVDGANAARDFLESYGVDERDVEDVWTAIALHTTPGVPEHMRPTIALLTAGVEMDVLGIAYHDFTAEQRQHVCEHHPREVNFKECIISHFADGIIGKPATTFGNVKADVLALRDPEHFVRSNFCSLILGSPWPN from the coding sequence TTGAGTCCGGCCCGGCGCGACGCCAATAAGGTGGGAGACGGTCGAGCCGCCGAAGCGGCGACGATCAGTGACTACAAAAGACGAACGATTGTGCGCGCTCGCTCGCGCCATGGAGGCTTTGTGGAAAATCAACTCGCATCGCATGAAGCAATCGCCGGAATCGCTGTGCCCGACAGCGCGATCGCACGCGCCGCCACGCAACTGGTACGGGACACCGAGGACGAGCTGATGTTCAATCATAGCCGCCGCGTCTTCTTCTGGGGCGCGCTCACTGGAAAGCGCAAGTCCATCAGCTTCGACGCCGAGCTTCTCTACCTAGGGGCGATGTTCCACGACATAGGCCTCACGCCTGCCTATTCAAGTCCGAACCTCCGCTTCGAAGTGGATGGGGCGAATGCCGCCCGCGACTTCCTCGAGAGCTACGGCGTGGACGAGAGAGACGTGGAGGACGTGTGGACCGCGATCGCGCTCCACACGACGCCTGGCGTTCCCGAGCACATGCGCCCGACGATCGCGCTTTTGACGGCCGGAGTCGAAATGGACGTGCTGGGGATCGCCTACCACGACTTTACCGCGGAACAGCGACAACATGTCTGCGAACACCATCCGCGCGAAGTCAACTTCAAGGAATGCATCATCTCGCATTTCGCGGACGGCATCATAGGCAAGCCGGCGACGACATTCGGAAACGTGAAGGCCGATGTGCTTGCGCTCAGGGATCCGGAGCATTTCGTTCGCAGCAACTTCTGCTCGTTGATCCTCGGTTCACCGTGGCCGAACTGA
- a CDS encoding restriction endonuclease — protein sequence MADDWKEYQEEAAEFFRSLGLSAETDAKLTGVRTTHDIDVVVKSKHVGFEVLWLVECKHWKSAVSKLHVLGLREIVSDLGADRGILLCEAGFQVGAVEAANLTNVQVTSLASLSIETRQDISAMRLRELYDRIEQCNDRYWELDKPYRKAVGLRPDLAESGYSGARVVDFCRDLLSRAFRGLYPIETGHDGMFVRQGLPSTYSDIDAVLEVVDSLTIELEDKLDIAYAGLPSKKT from the coding sequence ATGGCAGACGACTGGAAAGAGTATCAGGAAGAAGCAGCTGAGTTTTTCCGCTCTCTCGGGTTGTCGGCCGAAACTGATGCGAAGCTAACCGGCGTTCGAACGACGCATGATATAGACGTGGTGGTTAAGTCGAAGCATGTTGGCTTTGAAGTGCTTTGGCTCGTAGAATGCAAGCATTGGAAGTCGGCTGTTTCCAAGCTACATGTTTTGGGATTGCGCGAGATCGTAAGCGATCTTGGGGCCGATCGAGGCATCCTGCTGTGTGAGGCAGGTTTTCAGGTTGGGGCGGTCGAAGCAGCAAACCTGACGAACGTGCAAGTAACCTCACTAGCGTCGCTGTCCATCGAGACGCGCCAAGACATATCGGCCATGCGGCTACGCGAACTCTATGATCGCATTGAGCAATGCAATGATCGTTATTGGGAGCTCGACAAGCCGTATCGAAAAGCGGTTGGGCTTCGGCCCGACCTGGCCGAATCTGGCTACTCAGGAGCCCGCGTCGTAGATTTTTGCCGTGACCTTTTATCGCGGGCATTTAGGGGGCTCTACCCGATAGAAACTGGACATGACGGGATGTTTGTACGCCAAGGTCTGCCGTCAACTTATTCCGATATTGACGCGGTGTTGGAGGTCGTGGATTCCCTGACAATAGAATTAGAAGACAAGCTGGACATCGCATATGCTGGCCTCCCCTCCAAGAAAACATAG
- a CDS encoding type 1 glutamine amidotransferase domain-containing protein, producing MKVLIVLTSHDQLGETGHKTGFWLEELAAPYYALKQAGAQITLASPKGGRPPLDPKSNEPDFQTDETRRFEADPEAMGALAQSVLLAAVKAENFDAVFYPGGHGPLWDLAEDSHSIALIEDFLAAQKPVALVCHAPGVLRHVRKPDGQPLVAGRKVTGFTNSEEAAVELTDVVPFLVEDELKAKGGQFSSGPDWHSHVVRDGLLITGQNPASSAATAEALTQALQAA from the coding sequence ATGAAAGTCCTGATCGTCCTCACCTCCCACGATCAACTCGGCGAGACCGGCCACAAGACCGGCTTCTGGCTCGAGGAACTCGCCGCGCCCTATTACGCGCTCAAGCAGGCCGGCGCGCAGATCACCCTTGCCTCGCCCAAGGGCGGCCGCCCCCCGCTCGACCCCAAGAGCAACGAGCCCGACTTCCAGACCGACGAGACCCGCCGCTTCGAAGCGGACCCCGAAGCGATGGGCGCGCTGGCGCAGAGCGTCCTGCTGGCCGCAGTGAAGGCCGAAAACTTCGACGCGGTCTTCTACCCCGGCGGCCATGGCCCGCTCTGGGACCTTGCAGAGGACAGCCATTCGATCGCCCTGATCGAAGACTTCCTCGCCGCGCAAAAGCCCGTCGCTCTCGTCTGCCATGCCCCCGGGGTCCTGCGCCACGTACGCAAGCCCGACGGCCAGCCGCTGGTCGCAGGCAGAAAGGTGACCGGATTCACCAACTCCGAAGAAGCCGCCGTCGAACTGACCGACGTCGTTCCCTTCCTTGTCGAGGACGAACTGAAGGCCAAGGGCGGCCAGTTCTCAAGCGGTCCCGACTGGCACTCCCACGTCGTGCGCGACGGGTTGCTGATCACGGGCCAGAACCCCGCCTCCTCGGCCGCCACGGCAGAAGCGCTGACGCAGGCCCTGCAGGCCGCGTAA
- a CDS encoding glycoside hydrolase family 130 protein → MREAGTPHAPFFNRQALHLRPDPSRVVVRPFRPAVEPRDLNPVDKTRANHIVDRVLALGEDETLELLAATLRNFDDRHRNLPAIFERRAAEMEDALASHAAFSKAQRQLVGAYFLHEYSFEAAALFNPSIVLHPDQSGLAEDCGRFILSLRAVGEGHISSLTFRSGVLAADGTVFIDPPERLAGTPEVTARLGDHLELTFDPDSDIAERVIFPVTDMQANGIEDARFVAFRDEGRTTYYATYTAYSGRGIRSELLETSDFLSFRMAPLKGVAARNKGMALFPRKIGGRYAMIARHDNESLHLITSDTLYDWGLGEVIMKPKYPWEFVQIGNCGSPIELDEGWLLFTHGVGPVRHYSIGAVLLDKQDPSRVIARSREPLVQPEIAERQGYVPNVVYSCGGMKVGERILLPYAISDAFSTFATIKTARLLELLKD, encoded by the coding sequence ATGCGTGAGGCTGGCACACCGCACGCGCCTTTCTTCAATCGGCAGGCGCTCCATCTGCGGCCCGATCCATCGCGCGTCGTCGTTCGCCCGTTCCGGCCTGCGGTCGAACCCAGAGATCTGAACCCCGTCGACAAGACGCGGGCCAATCACATCGTCGATCGCGTCCTCGCCCTTGGGGAGGACGAAACGCTGGAACTGCTTGCCGCAACGCTGCGGAACTTCGACGACCGGCACCGAAATCTGCCTGCGATCTTCGAACGGCGCGCGGCGGAAATGGAGGACGCCCTTGCCAGCCACGCGGCCTTTTCGAAAGCGCAGCGCCAACTCGTCGGCGCCTATTTCCTCCATGAATACAGTTTCGAGGCGGCCGCCCTTTTCAACCCCAGCATCGTGCTGCATCCGGACCAGTCGGGATTGGCCGAGGATTGCGGCCGCTTCATTCTGAGCCTGCGCGCGGTCGGCGAAGGCCACATCTCGTCCCTGACCTTCCGGTCTGGAGTACTGGCCGCCGACGGAACGGTCTTCATCGACCCGCCCGAACGGCTTGCCGGCACGCCGGAGGTGACGGCCCGTCTCGGCGATCATCTGGAACTCACCTTCGATCCCGACAGCGATATTGCCGAGCGGGTGATCTTCCCCGTCACCGATATGCAGGCGAACGGGATCGAGGACGCCCGCTTCGTGGCTTTCAGGGATGAGGGACGAACCACCTATTATGCGACCTATACCGCCTACAGCGGTCGCGGCATTCGTTCCGAACTGCTTGAAACCAGCGATTTCCTTTCGTTTCGGATGGCACCACTCAAAGGCGTTGCGGCGCGCAACAAGGGCATGGCGCTGTTTCCCCGCAAGATCGGCGGACGCTACGCGATGATCGCGCGCCACGACAATGAAAGCCTTCACCTCATCACCTCCGACACTCTTTACGATTGGGGGCTGGGCGAGGTGATCATGAAGCCCAAATATCCGTGGGAGTTTGTCCAGATCGGCAATTGCGGCTCACCCATAGAGCTTGACGAGGGCTGGCTTCTCTTCACCCACGGCGTCGGACCCGTGCGCCACTATTCGATCGGCGCCGTCCTCCTCGACAAGCAGGACCCGTCGCGTGTGATCGCTCGCTCGCGCGAACCGCTCGTCCAGCCGGAAATTGCCGAGCGACAGGGGTATGTTCCCAATGTTGTCTATTCGTGCGGCGGCATGAAAGTCGGGGAGCGCATCCTCCTGCCCTATGCCATTTCCGACGCTTTCTCGACCTTCGCCACGATCAAGACGGCCAGGCTTCTCGAACTTCTCAAAGACTGA
- a CDS encoding YaiI/YqxD family protein — MIQILIDADACPVKDETYRVAARYKVPVVVISNSPIRVPRDPLISRKVVSDAFDAADDWIVEHATTGTVVITADIVLADRCLKLGAAVIAPTGKLFTSSSIGSAIATRAIMADLRVGGDIVGGPPPFSNADRSRYLSSLDETLVKLRRQA, encoded by the coding sequence ATGATCCAGATTCTAATCGATGCCGACGCCTGTCCGGTAAAGGACGAGACCTACCGGGTTGCTGCCCGCTACAAGGTACCGGTCGTTGTCATAAGCAACAGCCCGATCCGCGTGCCGCGCGATCCGCTCATTTCGCGCAAGGTGGTGAGCGACGCCTTCGACGCAGCGGATGACTGGATCGTCGAGCATGCCACCACAGGCACTGTCGTAATCACGGCGGACATCGTGCTGGCGGACCGCTGCCTGAAACTCGGGGCGGCGGTCATCGCTCCGACCGGCAAGCTATTCACCAGTTCATCGATAGGCAGCGCCATCGCGACAAGGGCGATCATGGCCGACCTGCGCGTCGGCGGCGATATCGTGGGTGGACCGCCCCCATTCAGCAATGCCGACCGCTCACGCTACCTGTCGAGTCTCGACGAAACGTTGGTGAAACTGCGACGGCAGGCTTGA